The Ignicoccus islandicus DSM 13165 sequence ATAATAGTTTCGGAAAGTCAAGAAAGAATGATGTTAGTTATTGAAAAAGAGAAGTTACCGGAAGTCGCGAGGGTACTAGAGAAGTACGATGTCCCGTATAGCGTAATAGGTCGCTTCACCAATACTCGCGAAATCGTTGTTAAATTCAATGGCGAGATTGTGGCCAGAGTTCCAGCTGACTTCTTAGCAGAAGGGCCCGAACTAGACAGACCCTATAAGAGACCGGAATGGCATTTGGAGTTGGAAAAGCCCTTTGAGATACCTCCATTTGACTTAGAGAAGGCAATAAGAAGCGTATTGGGTTCGCCCAACGTAGCTTCCAAACGTTGGATATACGAGCAATACGACCACGAAGTCCAAATAAGAACAGTAATTAAGCCTGGAGAAGGCGATGCTGCCGTTTTGAGACTATTAGAGGCGCCCCCATTGGGAATAGCCGTAGCAACCGACTCCAATCCCCGCTATACGTACCTAGACCCCCTCTATGGGGCCGCTAACGTGTTCCTCGAAGCATATAGGAACGTAGTAGCGAGCGGTGGGAAGCCAATGGCTGCCGTAGACCAAATAGACGCCGGAAACCCCGAGCTCCCGGATAGGTTCTGGTTCTTCGTTAGAATGGTGGAGGGACTAGCTTGGGTTGAGAGGCAAGTCAACGTACCTATAGTTGGGGGCAAAGTTAGTTTCTATAACGAGGATGAGGTCACTGGAACCCAGATCAAACCAACCGTAATGATTACAATGATAGGGAAGGTTGAGGACGTAACGAAGGCGAAGAGGGCTATGGCGGAGGAAGGGGATAAGCTCGTGATCGTGGGCGAAACTTACCCTGAATTGGGCGGTAGCGAGTTCCTATGGACTGTCTTCGGAAAAGTTCAAGGGAAAGTACCAATACCGAGGCCGAAGTTGGAAATGGAAACTGCGCGTAAGGTCTTGAGCGTTGTCGGCTTGGAAGGCGTAACCGGAATTCACGACATCGGTCCTGGAGGGTTAGTGGTTGCTGCAGCTGAAATGGGTAAGGGAATTGGTGTTAGGTTAACAGTTGAAAACGTACCCGGCAAATGGAGCCAGCCTTACGAGGCGCTCTTCTCGGAGAGCGGCGCGCGATATTTGATAGCGGTTAAAGAGGATGCGGTCGAGGAAGTTCTCGAAAAGACGGACGGGAAGGTTATAGGCGAATTCGGCGGCAATACCCTCGAGATAAACCTCGGAAAGAGGAGCGTAACTATAGATGACTTCGAAGAACTACTAGAGAGGGGCTTCGAGAAGTGGTTGGGATGAGCGTTCGCCACGGATCCGATTTTCGATGAGGAAGGCTTGTGTTAGCGACCAGTAGTTTAAGGCTTAGCCTCGTTCTTTCTTTCACTTCCTTGACTAGCTAACCTGTCTCCCAATTCAGCATAGAACGAAGAGGCCTCGATTACCATCCCCTTGGCGAAGGGATAGTAATCGTTGTATCCGGCAATTTCCATGAGTAACGAATACAAGCCCGTTAGACCCAGGAAGAATTGAATTCCTTGCTCTTCTAAGTTCTTTAACGTTAATCCGAAGCTGTCAACTTGTTCAATTAAGTTAACCGCTGCAACGGACGTTATCGTAGCTAGTACGTTACCTAATTCAAAGGGATTTGGGGACATTAAGTAAGAGGAAATCAAGTCACTAGCTTTTCGAGGAACCTTCTTAGGAACTTCCGTAAACACAGATACTTTAGCTCCCAAGAGGAAGAAGAGCAACGCAAACACGATGCCCTTGTCCTCGAAGTTCTTGAGTAAAACGTCCTTCGGAGCAACTCCAACGAACACGAAGGGACCTTTTGGAGGAGTTAGGCCTTCTAAATTCATTGAATCCATCTTCTTAAAGGCTTCTAATAACTGCTTCCTATCCGTCTCTAAGAGGGATACAGTGAATATAACGAAG is a genomic window containing:
- the purL gene encoding phosphoribosylformylglycinamidine synthase subunit PurL produces the protein MPLTKEEIEEIRRTLGREPNQVELAMFEAQWSEHCSYKSSKKHLRKLSMESPWVVKGGDAAVVDFGPVYVAFRIESHNHPSAVDPYNGAATGVGGIVRDILSSGAKPIALLDDLIFGDLREYKVKWHVRGVVKGISDYGNRIGVPTVGGETWFDPSFTNNPMVSVACVGVCPKNKLINGTPKPGHLIVIAGNYTGKDGLLGSSFASKSLEEGVEEEYAAIQVPDPVMEKLLIDSILELRDKDLLVFVKDLGGGGLATAISETAASFGLGAEVELDKLHLREPMEAWQIIVSESQERMMLVIEKEKLPEVARVLEKYDVPYSVIGRFTNTREIVVKFNGEIVARVPADFLAEGPELDRPYKRPEWHLELEKPFEIPPFDLEKAIRSVLGSPNVASKRWIYEQYDHEVQIRTVIKPGEGDAAVLRLLEAPPLGIAVATDSNPRYTYLDPLYGAANVFLEAYRNVVASGGKPMAAVDQIDAGNPELPDRFWFFVRMVEGLAWVERQVNVPIVGGKVSFYNEDEVTGTQIKPTVMITMIGKVEDVTKAKRAMAEEGDKLVIVGETYPELGGSEFLWTVFGKVQGKVPIPRPKLEMETARKVLSVVGLEGVTGIHDIGPGGLVVAAAEMGKGIGVRLTVENVPGKWSQPYEALFSESGARYLIAVKEDAVEEVLEKTDGKVIGEFGGNTLEINLGKRSVTIDDFEELLERGFEKWLG